Proteins from one Streptomyces genisteinicus genomic window:
- a CDS encoding helix-turn-helix domain-containing protein: MDTPQISAPSRAPSRVPRRVTAFGVIHVNAIHTTRFTIVGNHLAQHRQLSLTAIGLAVHIQSLPEGAKADIKTLADRFPESEARIAAALRELEAHSYLARTLVRIPGGRLVTRTVSYNHPEAAGSAQAAPSAPPPPEPRPAPAAPAAPATEPPPPPPPAPDPEPATVPPAEAEPSPAPAPSPTPKPPRPPLPQPLAPDPERQRIATDLLAGLRRDEPRLLLGERDVRRLAPAVAAWLEREATPDAVRRALTADLPHPLKQPAGLLAHRLTALLPPQLPDLPAPDVLHPLHDCTGTCKRVIRAPEPGLCRDCRAEARSRRGDALAA, from the coding sequence ATGGATACACCGCAGATTAGCGCGCCCTCGCGCGCCCCGTCCCGCGTTCCCCGCCGTGTCACCGCCTTCGGCGTGATCCATGTGAACGCGATCCACACCACCCGCTTCACGATCGTCGGCAACCACCTCGCCCAACACCGGCAGTTGTCCCTCACCGCGATCGGGCTCGCCGTGCACATCCAGTCGCTCCCCGAGGGCGCGAAGGCCGACATCAAGACGCTCGCGGACCGCTTCCCGGAGAGCGAGGCGCGCATCGCCGCCGCCCTGCGCGAACTGGAGGCTCACTCCTACCTGGCGCGCACCCTGGTGCGCATCCCCGGCGGCAGGCTCGTCACGCGCACGGTCTCGTACAACCACCCGGAAGCGGCGGGCTCCGCACAGGCCGCGCCCTCCGCACCGCCGCCGCCGGAACCGCGCCCCGCACCAGCCGCACCGGCCGCCCCCGCGACCGAACCGCCTCCGCCCCCGCCTCCAGCACCGGACCCCGAGCCCGCGACCGTGCCTCCGGCCGAGGCCGAACCCTCCCCGGCACCCGCCCCTTCCCCCACCCCCAAGCCGCCGCGCCCGCCGCTCCCCCAGCCGCTGGCCCCCGACCCGGAACGGCAGCGCATCGCCACCGACCTCCTCGCCGGACTGCGCCGCGACGAGCCCCGCCTGCTCCTCGGCGAGCGGGACGTCCGCCGCCTGGCCCCGGCCGTCGCCGCCTGGCTGGAACGCGAGGCCACCCCCGACGCCGTCCGCCGCGCCCTCACCGCCGATCTGCCGCACCCGCTGAAGCAGCCGGCGGGCCTGCTCGCCCACCGGCTCACCGCCCTCCTCCCGCCACAGCTCCCCGACCTGCCCGCCCCGGACGTGCTCCACCCCCTCCACGACTGCACCGGCACCTGCAAACGCGTCATCCGCGCCCCCGAGCCGGGCCTCTGCCGCGACTGCCGCGCCGAGGCACGGTCGAGGAGAGGCGACGCCCTGGCCGCCTGA
- a CDS encoding competence protein CoiA family protein has protein sequence MFTEDSRLVKVAVLDSPTSERPVILPQEHDDALLMKRRHGVDAFFCGTLLGGCGTRLTVRIGHRTVSHFAHRPDVRCVRRHTGRSSGDHLYLLQELRRWLDACGLNHRLELRRRTDGDWTYLDAFLPDPGLKLRFNCPYTGASLPRAAVEFALSGGYDEVLLGEHTPMPGELLTGRGYALRLRMVGNQHKGVLERRVQIGTELPGRRVTWQDLDTCWVTSAGLMTPAAREAVPPGTPVARYRQKTPYRPEPQRATEHDAPPLHHRPATAPAPATPLQEAAFTVRDYLEHCAAHRETTTWRDLAGITGLDLHRFAPDRCRTLLGMVDAPTRPTQPLLSSLIRRDNGLALPYFRDHARSLGRLVPGGRAGDEWCEDQTRRLFSAHWRAPQGVDRRQREAVRRGTARMKRLFATGHDLLDFAGEDDRNRLTDAIRKARAWEERWREAGQRGDAYRAWKAQDLQRDLGSRLTALDQAVQRGDALLRDLRRHLTTVARRGGTVTVSDLFGPRGGVAQKLPPAGLLRTLVRAEGTVTDDVPILGALITDREGDPPPQARDLLARLGFVRPISDEVLAIVWREEQQRAHAAHGSTPTEMRPRRIPRAAPAART, from the coding sequence GTGTTCACCGAGGACAGCCGGCTGGTGAAGGTCGCCGTGCTCGACAGTCCCACATCCGAGCGGCCGGTCATCCTGCCCCAGGAGCACGACGACGCGCTCCTGATGAAACGACGGCACGGCGTGGACGCCTTCTTCTGCGGAACGCTGCTCGGCGGCTGCGGCACCAGGCTGACCGTGCGGATAGGCCACCGCACCGTCAGCCACTTCGCGCACCGCCCCGACGTCCGGTGCGTCCGGCGGCACACCGGCCGGAGCAGCGGGGACCACCTGTACCTCCTCCAGGAGTTGCGTCGCTGGCTGGACGCGTGCGGGCTCAACCACCGGCTCGAACTGCGCAGGCGGACCGACGGCGACTGGACGTACCTGGACGCCTTCCTCCCCGACCCCGGGCTGAAGCTGCGGTTCAACTGCCCGTACACCGGGGCGTCCTTGCCGCGCGCCGCGGTGGAGTTCGCGCTCAGCGGCGGCTACGACGAGGTACTGCTCGGGGAGCACACCCCGATGCCCGGTGAACTCCTCACCGGGCGCGGGTACGCCCTGCGGCTCCGTATGGTCGGCAACCAGCACAAGGGAGTGCTGGAGCGACGTGTCCAGATCGGCACCGAGTTACCCGGACGCCGGGTCACCTGGCAGGACCTCGACACCTGCTGGGTCACGTCGGCCGGCCTGATGACCCCGGCCGCCCGCGAGGCCGTCCCGCCCGGGACACCCGTCGCGCGCTACCGCCAGAAGACCCCGTACCGCCCCGAGCCGCAGAGGGCCACGGAGCACGACGCACCGCCTCTGCACCACCGGCCGGCGACCGCGCCGGCACCGGCGACGCCCCTCCAGGAGGCCGCCTTCACCGTGCGGGACTACCTGGAGCACTGCGCCGCACACCGGGAGACCACGACCTGGCGCGACCTGGCCGGAATCACCGGGCTCGATCTCCACCGATTCGCCCCCGACCGATGCCGGACACTGCTCGGCATGGTCGACGCCCCGACCCGCCCGACGCAGCCGCTGCTGTCCTCCCTGATCCGCAGGGACAACGGTCTCGCCCTGCCCTACTTCCGCGACCACGCGAGGTCGCTCGGCCGCCTCGTACCCGGCGGACGTGCCGGTGACGAGTGGTGCGAGGACCAGACACGGAGGCTGTTCTCCGCTCACTGGCGTGCGCCACAGGGCGTCGACCGCCGGCAGAGGGAAGCGGTCCGGCGCGGCACCGCCCGGATGAAGAGGCTGTTCGCCACCGGACACGACCTGCTGGACTTCGCGGGCGAGGACGACCGGAACCGTCTGACGGACGCGATCAGGAAGGCACGGGCCTGGGAGGAGCGGTGGCGGGAGGCCGGGCAGCGCGGAGACGCCTACCGCGCCTGGAAGGCACAAGACCTCCAGAGGGACCTCGGCAGCCGCCTCACCGCTCTGGACCAGGCGGTCCAGCGGGGCGACGCGCTCCTGCGGGACCTGCGGCGTCATCTGACCACAGTGGCTCGGCGCGGCGGCACGGTGACCGTCTCCGACCTGTTCGGCCCCCGAGGCGGCGTGGCGCAGAAGCTCCCGCCCGCCGGGCTGCTGCGCACGCTCGTGCGCGCCGAGGGGACGGTCACCGACGACGTCCCGATCCTGGGCGCCCTGATCACGGACCGGGAGGGCGACCCGCCGCCCCAGGCCCGGGACCTCCTCGCCCGCCTCGGGTTCGTCCGCCCCATCTCGGACGAGGTACTGGCCATCGTGTGGCGGGAGGAACAGCAGCGCGCCCACGCCGCACACGGCTCGACTCCGACGGAGATGCGCCCCCGCCGCATCCCCCGGGCGGCGCCGGCCGCCAGAACGTGA
- a CDS encoding DUF6932 family protein, with the protein MLPDFTVEGFLPPGRFSVTMEEAQDLLVSSPLFHPSGRRTTLWNGLQEYLDRFGVLEDTYAERLQGRSLVHRVWLGGSFVSAKAEPRNIDATVFVDVTAEAAVKGNPGSKWLTSAFKSREQILRNFGVSPLRVGYRPVASAFDLQSITEDDRTYFMQRGIWDDWWQRCRLPDGGDPAPSEASAVPVRGYLEVRL; encoded by the coding sequence GTGCTGCCGGATTTCACCGTGGAGGGTTTCCTGCCACCCGGCCGCTTCTCCGTGACCATGGAGGAAGCGCAAGACCTGCTGGTGAGCAGTCCTCTGTTCCATCCGTCCGGCCGGCGGACGACTCTGTGGAACGGCTTGCAGGAGTACCTCGACCGCTTCGGAGTGCTGGAGGACACGTACGCCGAGCGGTTGCAAGGTCGTTCACTGGTGCACCGTGTGTGGCTGGGCGGCAGCTTCGTCAGCGCGAAGGCGGAGCCCCGGAACATCGACGCGACGGTGTTCGTCGATGTGACTGCCGAGGCGGCGGTCAAGGGAAACCCCGGCTCCAAGTGGCTCACCAGCGCTTTCAAGAGCCGTGAGCAGATCCTGCGCAACTTCGGCGTATCGCCCCTGCGTGTCGGATATCGCCCCGTCGCGTCGGCCTTCGATTTGCAGAGCATCACCGAGGACGACCGGACATACTTCATGCAACGCGGGATCTGGGACGACTGGTGGCAGCGCTGCCGCCTGCCTGACGGAGGCGACCCGGCTCCTTCCGAAGCGAGTGCCGTGCCGGTGCGTGGCTACCTGGAGGTGCGACTGTGA
- a CDS encoding phospholipase D-like domain-containing protein, giving the protein MHAKVVAADRRVALLGSANLTGRALRENVEIGVVLRDRATVGHLVDHLRWLRSPTAGFMRPA; this is encoded by the coding sequence CTGCACGCGAAGGTCGTGGCTGCCGACCGACGGGTCGCACTGCTGGGCAGCGCGAATCTCACCGGCCGAGCCCTACGTGAGAACGTGGAGATCGGCGTCGTACTGCGGGACCGGGCAACGGTCGGGCACCTAGTGGATCACCTGCGCTGGCTCAGGAGCCCGACGGCCGGCTTCATGCGCCCCGCGTGA
- a CDS encoding dihydrofolate reductase family protein: protein MKKIIAQLFISLDGVIEDPHEWHFPYFSDAMGRAVDGVIGQADTLLLGRATYDGFAEAWPGRETEGGEDAYFAKKLGDTRKVVVSHRPLDGAWRNSERLEGDLVEAVTALKNEPGEGHIAVSGSVALVRQLLAAGLLDDLNLLVHPIAVGKGDRLFRDGSDSVPLALLSAETLDLGVVDLHYGPAAPAEEASYEDAKQHLAGAEG, encoded by the coding sequence ATGAAGAAGATCATCGCGCAGCTGTTCATCTCGCTCGACGGCGTCATCGAGGACCCCCACGAGTGGCACTTCCCCTACTTCAGCGACGCCATGGGCCGGGCGGTGGACGGTGTGATCGGGCAGGCGGACACCCTGCTGCTGGGCCGGGCCACCTACGACGGCTTCGCCGAGGCGTGGCCGGGCCGGGAGACGGAGGGCGGGGAGGACGCGTACTTCGCGAAGAAGCTCGGCGACACCCGCAAGGTCGTCGTCTCGCACCGGCCGCTGGACGGGGCATGGCGGAACTCGGAGCGGCTGGAGGGCGACCTCGTCGAGGCGGTCACGGCGCTGAAGAACGAGCCGGGCGAGGGGCACATCGCGGTCAGCGGTTCGGTCGCGCTGGTACGGCAGTTGCTCGCCGCGGGGCTGCTCGACGACCTCAACCTGCTGGTGCACCCGATCGCCGTCGGCAAGGGCGACCGCCTCTTCCGCGACGGATCGGACTCGGTGCCGCTGGCCCTGCTCTCCGCCGAGACCCTGGACCTGGGTGTGGTGGACCTCCACTACGGTCCCGCCGCGCCGGCCGAGGAGGCGTCCTACGAGGACGCGAAGCAGCACCTGGCCGGGGCGGAGGGCTGA
- a CDS encoding DUF4345 domain-containing protein, translating to MTKAKALRGLVLTMGYACLAIGLGHVLLGNAVVPGAEDAGATMDSLGRFFGAVFAGYGLAWLLAARRSPIPAYAVRWLTAVFLLGAVGRLLSLAAEGRPHGFQLVLTGIELALPPVLFWLADADEKAVAAGAARITGPAPV from the coding sequence ATGACCAAGGCGAAGGCACTGCGGGGGCTCGTGCTCACGATGGGGTACGCCTGTCTGGCGATCGGGCTCGGGCACGTCCTGCTGGGCAACGCGGTCGTGCCGGGCGCCGAGGACGCCGGGGCCACCATGGACAGCCTCGGGCGCTTCTTCGGCGCGGTCTTCGCCGGCTACGGGCTCGCCTGGCTGCTGGCCGCGCGGCGCTCGCCGATCCCCGCGTACGCCGTGCGCTGGCTCACCGCCGTCTTCCTGCTGGGAGCGGTCGGGCGGCTGCTCTCGCTCGCAGCCGAGGGCCGCCCCCATGGCTTCCAGCTCGTGCTCACGGGCATCGAACTCGCCCTCCCGCCCGTGCTGTTCTGGCTCGCGGACGCCGACGAGAAGGCGGTCGCGGCAGGGGCCGCCCGCATCACGGGCCCCGCCCCCGTGTAG
- a CDS encoding TetR/AcrR family transcriptional regulator, whose translation MPRQRLTPDQRRAQLLDVAAALFAAQPYEDVTMEEIAERAGVSRALLYRHFPGKRELFAALYAQVAGQLLASTRVDPAETFTEQLTEGLDAHIAYFAENRHTVLAANRALAGDLVIQTIITDELDALREKLLGALPVTGSRERAAVSGVLKSWLVFVQVLCLDWLVEETCTREELRDVCIGAAVGALRPLLAEDPAPEWDAGR comes from the coding sequence ATGCCCCGCCAGCGCCTCACGCCCGACCAGCGACGCGCCCAGCTCCTGGACGTCGCCGCCGCCCTCTTCGCCGCACAGCCCTACGAGGACGTGACGATGGAGGAGATCGCCGAACGGGCGGGGGTGTCGCGCGCGCTGCTCTACCGCCACTTCCCCGGCAAGCGGGAGCTGTTCGCCGCGCTCTACGCCCAGGTCGCCGGGCAGTTGCTGGCCAGCACCAGGGTCGATCCGGCGGAGACGTTCACCGAGCAGCTGACGGAGGGCCTGGACGCGCACATCGCCTACTTCGCGGAGAACCGCCATACCGTGCTGGCCGCGAACCGTGCCCTGGCGGGCGATCTCGTGATCCAGACGATCATCACGGACGAGCTGGACGCCCTGCGGGAGAAGCTGCTGGGCGCCCTGCCGGTCACCGGCTCCCGCGAGCGGGCCGCCGTCTCGGGCGTGCTCAAGAGCTGGCTGGTCTTCGTCCAAGTCCTCTGCCTGGACTGGCTCGTCGAGGAGACCTGCACCCGCGAGGAGCTGCGCGACGTGTGCATCGGCGCGGCGGTGGGCGCCCTGCGCCCGCTCCTCGCCGAGGACCCGGCCCCGGAGTGGGACGCCGGGCGCTGA
- a CDS encoding DUF397 domain-containing protein: MWHKSSYSSNDGPECVECAATPGAIRVRDSKDPAGPELGFAPGAWAAFVAYASRD; encoded by the coding sequence GTGTGGCACAAGAGCAGCTACAGCAGCAACGACGGCCCCGAGTGCGTCGAGTGCGCCGCCACCCCCGGTGCGATCCGGGTCCGCGACTCCAAGGACCCCGCTGGGCCCGAGCTCGGCTTCGCGCCCGGGGCGTGGGCCGCCTTCGTGGCCTACGCGTCCCGAGACTGA
- a CDS encoding putative T7SS-secreted protein → MGIGDLISDITPDSVENAVEDGVEWVGNRVEDAGNWTADRLDDVGWESGADWVREQSRSVANRMGAEVDEMDLGQTEDKTKLIYGSADTIRSRAKQLRAFATSFDTAGEGLKGLKSSELKGEAAEALRTAVSTQPPKWFKGADACDKAASAMEAFAGTVTWAQGQAQTAIDKWKEGVKASEDAANAHRKKVDDYNSAVDRYNAQPADERNPSTLPPCPAPTFTDPGKKLMQEAQDTLAEARKQRNTAAETARTAVRAARDTAPEKPSYAEQLGDGLQELQIMGDHVGGGIIKGTAGLVNFVRGINPLDPYNITHPAEYATNLNNLAAGLVVAVNDPVGTGKQMVSDFMKDPYEGFGRLLPDAALTVATGGGGAAVKALRVVENAADAAQARKLVDDSPEGTHNRPDDQRTTDGTDPVDLASGRMFLPQTDVEIPGILPLLFSRRTESGCAAGRFLGPAWTSTVDERLEVDAVGVVHVTADGLLIAYPHPVTGAPTTPESGTHRTVLARDAGGDYTVTHTDSGLTLHFTAAVGAEPGGDGTAWLSCVTERNGHTVTVDRGEDGLPSALAHSAGHLLRLATEGGLVTAVSLAGAGEGGGDLPLMSYGYEDGNLTAVTKPSGATTAFVYDDRRRVIAWIDSNGSRYDYIYDDRDRVVFEGGEAGHVQISLAYTEPDAGTGHRTTVLTTPDGRATRHLIGPGCHVLATVDPLGHTTRFRYSPRGDLLSRTDPLGRTTVYAHDEDGRLAAVTRPDGTELRVVRGPLGLPTERHDPDGARWLQEFDERGNRTAVTDPAGRTTRYAYDDAGLLVSVTDALGAVTVVRCDGAGRPVEVTDPEGGATRLDRDALGRLVRVTDPVGAVTRLEWGADGHLARRTGHDGAAESWTYDGEGNCLSHSNAAGGVSRFEYTHFDLLAARTHPDGARYEFEHDAGLRLTRVTDPQGLQWTYEYDGAGRLVAETDFDGRTTAFGLDAAGQLVTRTDHLGGVTAFAYDELGRVIRKDAGGRVTVHAYDRAGRLVRATSADSELVRRYDRCGRLTSELVDGRLLDCAYDAAGRRTRRTTPTGMVTRYAYDAANRPTRMTSGDRDITFTHDAAGHEVERAFGDFMTQTSSWDEAGRLSARQLTAGSRPLGSRTYSYRADGCLTATSDTASGGRTFELDPGGRVTAVHARGWTERYAYDASGNQSSAVVPDSHPGHEAGGPRAYSGTTVTRAGRVRFEHDGLGRVTLRQRTRLSRKPETWRYTWDAEDRLASVVTPDGTRWRYRYDPLGRRVAKRRLAADGESVLEETRFTWDGLTLCEQTTVSGELPRPVAITWDHRGLVPLAQTERVLTPDARQEEIDRRFFAVATDLIGTPTELVDESGQIAWSTRTTLWGATAWSRSSTAYTPLRFPGQYFDPETGFHYNLFRHYDPQTGRYTSPDPLGLSPAPNPVAYVTNPHTVCDPFGLSPYPNGEGPTIGEYTSKGEGQDLKRSAMVGDDQWHFNTGHGYDRAHTGPDGSTNDLRTTALKPDRIEQAIVSDVYAFMQDGGVVPRARTPEFTGPLDRSVQIDGHDVGYRVVQRPDGAYQLSTYWLNP, encoded by the coding sequence ATGGGCATCGGCGATCTGATCAGCGACATCACACCGGACTCGGTGGAGAACGCGGTCGAGGACGGCGTCGAGTGGGTCGGCAACCGGGTCGAGGACGCCGGGAACTGGACCGCCGACCGCCTGGACGACGTCGGCTGGGAGTCGGGCGCCGACTGGGTGCGCGAGCAGTCGCGTTCGGTCGCCAACCGGATGGGCGCCGAGGTCGACGAGATGGACCTCGGGCAGACCGAGGACAAGACCAAGCTGATCTACGGCAGCGCCGACACGATCCGCTCCCGGGCCAAGCAGCTCCGGGCCTTCGCGACCTCCTTCGACACGGCCGGCGAAGGCCTCAAGGGCCTCAAGTCCTCCGAACTCAAGGGCGAGGCCGCCGAAGCGCTCCGGACGGCGGTGAGCACCCAGCCGCCCAAGTGGTTCAAGGGCGCCGACGCCTGCGACAAGGCGGCCTCCGCGATGGAGGCGTTCGCCGGGACGGTGACCTGGGCGCAGGGGCAGGCGCAGACCGCCATCGACAAGTGGAAGGAGGGCGTCAAGGCATCGGAGGACGCCGCGAACGCCCACCGCAAGAAGGTCGACGACTACAACAGCGCGGTCGACCGCTACAACGCCCAGCCCGCGGACGAACGCAATCCCTCCACCCTGCCGCCGTGCCCCGCCCCGACGTTCACGGACCCGGGCAAGAAGCTCATGCAGGAGGCACAGGACACCCTCGCCGAGGCCCGCAAACAGCGGAACACGGCTGCCGAGACCGCCCGCACCGCGGTGCGGGCCGCCCGTGACACGGCACCGGAGAAGCCGTCCTACGCCGAGCAGCTGGGCGACGGGCTCCAGGAGCTCCAGATCATGGGCGACCACGTGGGCGGCGGCATCATCAAGGGCACCGCGGGGCTCGTGAACTTCGTGCGCGGCATCAATCCTCTGGACCCGTACAACATCACCCACCCCGCCGAGTACGCGACCAACCTGAACAACCTGGCCGCGGGGCTGGTCGTCGCCGTCAACGATCCGGTCGGCACCGGCAAGCAGATGGTCAGCGACTTCATGAAGGACCCGTACGAGGGCTTCGGACGCCTGCTGCCCGACGCGGCGCTGACCGTCGCGACGGGAGGCGGGGGCGCCGCGGTCAAGGCGCTGCGGGTCGTGGAGAACGCCGCCGACGCGGCGCAGGCCCGCAAGCTGGTCGACGACTCCCCGGAGGGCACGCACAACCGGCCCGACGACCAGCGCACGACGGACGGCACGGACCCCGTCGACCTGGCCTCCGGCCGGATGTTCCTGCCCCAGACGGACGTCGAGATCCCGGGCATCCTGCCGCTGCTGTTCTCCCGCCGTACCGAGTCGGGTTGCGCCGCGGGCCGGTTCCTCGGGCCGGCATGGACGTCCACGGTGGACGAACGCCTGGAGGTCGACGCGGTCGGCGTCGTCCACGTCACCGCCGACGGTCTCCTGATCGCCTACCCCCACCCGGTGACCGGCGCGCCCACCACGCCGGAAAGCGGCACCCACCGCACGGTGCTGGCCAGGGACGCGGGCGGCGACTACACCGTCACCCACACCGACAGCGGCCTCACCCTTCACTTCACGGCCGCCGTGGGCGCCGAACCGGGCGGCGACGGCACGGCCTGGCTCTCCTGTGTCACCGAGCGCAACGGCCACACGGTCACCGTCGACCGCGGCGAGGACGGTCTTCCCTCGGCACTGGCCCACTCCGCGGGCCACCTGCTGCGGCTGGCCACCGAGGGCGGCCTCGTCACCGCCGTGTCCCTGGCCGGAGCGGGCGAGGGCGGCGGGGATCTGCCGCTGATGTCCTACGGCTACGAGGACGGCAACCTCACCGCCGTCACCAAGCCGTCCGGCGCCACGACCGCGTTCGTGTACGACGACCGCCGCCGTGTGATCGCCTGGATCGACTCCAACGGCAGCCGCTACGACTACATCTACGACGACCGCGACCGGGTCGTCTTCGAGGGCGGCGAGGCGGGGCACGTCCAGATCTCGCTGGCCTACACCGAACCGGACGCCGGGACCGGTCATCGGACGACCGTCCTGACGACCCCCGACGGCCGGGCCACCCGGCATCTGATCGGACCGGGCTGCCACGTCCTGGCCACCGTCGACCCACTCGGCCACACGACGCGGTTCCGCTACAGCCCGCGAGGCGACCTGCTGTCCCGCACCGACCCGCTGGGCCGTACCACCGTGTACGCCCACGACGAGGACGGCCGGCTCGCCGCCGTCACCCGGCCCGACGGCACCGAACTGCGCGTCGTGCGCGGCCCGCTCGGCCTGCCCACCGAGCGCCACGACCCGGACGGGGCCCGCTGGCTCCAGGAGTTCGACGAGCGGGGGAACCGCACGGCGGTCACCGATCCGGCCGGCCGCACCACCCGCTACGCCTACGACGACGCCGGTCTCCTGGTGTCCGTCACCGATGCCCTGGGAGCCGTCACCGTCGTGCGCTGCGACGGGGCCGGCCGCCCGGTGGAGGTGACCGACCCGGAGGGCGGCGCCACCCGCCTGGATCGCGACGCGCTCGGGCGGCTGGTCCGCGTCACCGACCCGGTGGGTGCGGTGACCCGCCTCGAATGGGGAGCCGACGGGCATCTGGCCCGGCGTACCGGCCACGACGGCGCCGCCGAGTCGTGGACCTACGACGGCGAGGGCAACTGCCTCAGCCACAGCAACGCGGCGGGCGGGGTGTCCCGCTTCGAGTACACCCACTTCGACCTCCTCGCCGCCCGCACGCATCCCGACGGCGCGCGGTACGAGTTCGAGCACGACGCCGGCCTGCGGCTCACCCGGGTGACCGACCCGCAGGGGCTCCAGTGGACGTACGAGTACGACGGGGCCGGCCGGCTCGTGGCCGAGACCGACTTCGACGGCCGTACCACCGCCTTCGGCCTCGACGCCGCCGGACAGCTCGTCACCCGGACGGATCACCTGGGCGGTGTGACCGCCTTCGCGTACGACGAACTCGGCCGGGTGATCCGCAAGGATGCCGGCGGCCGGGTCACCGTCCATGCCTACGATCGTGCGGGACGCCTCGTCCGGGCGACTTCCGCGGACAGCGAGCTGGTGCGCCGATACGACCGGTGCGGCCGGCTGACGTCCGAACTCGTCGACGGCCGGCTGCTCGACTGCGCCTACGACGCAGCCGGCCGCCGGACCCGCAGGACCACCCCGACGGGGATGGTCACGCGCTATGCCTATGATGCCGCGAACCGCCCCACCCGGATGACCTCCGGCGACCGGGACATCACGTTCACCCACGATGCCGCGGGACACGAGGTCGAGCGCGCCTTCGGCGACTTCATGACCCAGACCTCGTCCTGGGACGAGGCCGGCCGGCTGTCCGCCCGGCAACTGACCGCAGGCTCCCGCCCACTGGGCTCGCGCACCTACTCCTACCGCGCCGACGGATGTCTCACCGCGACATCCGACACCGCCTCGGGCGGGCGAACCTTCGAACTCGACCCGGGCGGCCGGGTGACCGCGGTGCACGCACGCGGCTGGACCGAGCGGTACGCCTACGACGCGAGCGGCAACCAGTCCTCGGCCGTCGTGCCCGACTCGCACCCCGGTCACGAGGCCGGTGGCCCCCGTGCCTACAGCGGCACCACCGTCACACGCGCGGGCCGGGTCCGCTTCGAGCACGACGGCCTCGGCCGCGTCACACTGCGCCAGAGGACCCGGCTCTCCCGCAAGCCGGAGACCTGGCGCTACACGTGGGACGCCGAGGACCGTCTCGCCTCGGTGGTCACTCCGGACGGCACACGCTGGCGCTACCGCTACGACCCGCTCGGCCGGCGCGTCGCCAAGCGGCGTCTGGCCGCGGACGGCGAATCCGTACTCGAGGAGACCCGGTTCACCTGGGACGGCCTGACCCTGTGCGAACAGACCACCGTCTCCGGCGAACTGCCCCGTCCGGTGGCGATCACCTGGGACCACCGCGGTCTCGTGCCCCTCGCGCAGACCGAACGCGTCCTCACTCCGGATGCCCGCCAGGAGGAGATCGACCGGCGCTTCTTCGCGGTGGCCACCGACCTGATCGGCACTCCCACCGAACTCGTCGACGAGTCCGGGCAGATCGCCTGGTCCACCCGCACCACACTGTGGGGCGCCACCGCCTGGTCCCGGTCCAGCACGGCCTACACGCCGCTGCGCTTCCCGGGCCAGTACTTCGACCCGGAGACCGGCTTCCACTACAACCTCTTCCGTCACTACGACCCGCAGACCGGCCGGTACACGTCCCCGGACCCGCTGGGGCTCTCTCCGGCGCCGAATCCGGTCGCCTACGTGACCAACCCGCACACCGTCTGCGACCCCTTCGGTCTGTCGCCGTACCCGAACGGCGAGGGCCCGACCATCGGCGAGTACACCTCCAAGGGCGAGGGCCAGGACCTCAAACGCTCCGCCATGGTGGGCGACGACCAGTGGCACTTCAACACCGGCCACGGCTACGACCGGGCCCACACCGGGCCGGACGGAAGCACCAACGATCTGCGGACCACCGCCTTGAAACCCGACCGGATCGAGCAGGCGATCGTCTCCGACGTGTACGCGTTCATGCAGGACGGCGGGGTTGTGCCGCGGGCGAGGACACCCGAGTTCACCGGACCGCTCGACAGGTCGGTGCAGATCGACGGGCACGACGTCGGCTACCGCGTCGTGCAGCGCCCCGACGGGGCATACCAACTGTCCACCTACTGGCTCAACCCCTGA